The following is a genomic window from Amphiura filiformis chromosome 4, Afil_fr2py, whole genome shotgun sequence.
TTCAGGACCCGATGGAATTCCTTCTAAAATATTGAAGCTCACTGCCGAGGAGATTGCACCTGCACTCTGCTTGATTTTCTCCAAATCACTTGAATCGGGTGAATTACCGGACGACTGGCGAACCGCCAACATCTCCCCCGTTTACAAAAAGGGTGACAGGTCTGTTGCGAGTAATTACCGTCCAGTATCTCTCACGTCAATATGCTGTAAAACTCTTGAACATATCGTGCACAGTAATATCATGACACACTTGGAACGATATAACATCTTAACGGACAAACAGCACGGTTTTCGACAACACCACTCCTGCGAAACGCAGTTGATCCAGACAGTTGACGATCTTGCAGAATCCTTAGATAAGCGATCTCAAGTCGACCTAGTGATTATGGACTTTTCTAAGGCATTCGACTGTGTACCCCACCAGCGCCTTTTGTATAAGATCAATAATTATGGCATCACAGGCAATACCTTTAACTGGATCTCTAATTTTCTGACAAAGCGGAATCAGAGAGTTGTTGTTGATGGAGATACATCCTCTTGGGTACCGGTTAAGTCAGGAGTGCCCCAGGGCACTGTCTTAGGTCCGCTGCTATTTCTCTTGTATCTGAACGATTTGCCGAACAACATCAAATCCAACGTGAGACTGTTCGCGGATGATTGTGTGATGTACAACACCATAAAGAATCAATCGGATGCACAACAACTGCAAGACGATTTGAACACATTGTCCATGTGGCAGGATCTGTGGCAAATGAGCTTCAATGCCGACAAGTGTTTTGTTCTTAGGCTCACACATGCAAAAACTCCCAAACAACATCAATACACATTAGGAAACAAAATCTTACAAAACACATCATCTCACTCATATCTTGGTGTCGAAATAACATCTGATCTCAAGTGGGGGAATCACATCCAATCTAAAGTGGCTAAGGCCAATAGGGCCCTGGGATTTATTAGGCGTAATCTATATTCATGTCCAAAGGACCTGAAAGCTACTGCTTACCAGACTTTAGTACGACCCCACTTAGAATATTCATCTACCATCTGGGACCCACacacccaagatttgaaagaccAGCTAGAAAAGATCCAAAGAAGAGCGGTAAGATTTGTCTGCAATGATTTCCGCCGCACAAGCAGCGTTACAGCAATGTTGAATGCCCTTCAATGGGATACACTGGAAACCAGACGGAAAGCAGCCCGACTGTCCATGTTCCATAAAATCCATCACGGTCAGACTGCCATACCGGCAGGAAAATTCTTACAACCGGTCACACGCCTCTCCAGACACAATCACAGCGAATCCTACAAGCTGAAGACATCCAACAAGGACTGTCACAAGTTTTCATTCTTTCCGCAAACAATAAAAGACTGGAACAACCTACCACAAAGCATAGTAACCATCCACGATAATAAGCAATTCAAATCAGCAACCACAGCACATCTAAGCAAGCAGCAAAAGGACTAAAAAATACCCCAGCGCACATCACATTTCTTCTCGCCTGGCTCTTTAAGAGCGTTGGGAATATTTAACCAGAACCAGAAGCTTCTGGTGTTGTGCGTGACCTTGGGGGTATTGAAATATCacctggttccctgtaaaaccccGTGAACCAGGGGCTCAATTTCTTACAAAGTAACTCCTGTttgagcaggggcgtagccagctttcttggtcggggggggggggcaaaactatgataaaattttgggggcacagacgaaaaaattgcagttgcatcatacaatacatagagactgtatgtcttcgagcttcccgaaaagggccttatgaTGTGCGCGCGCAAATGTAGctcgaaaaaaatggtattttacaccgtattttcgcccattatccggctaaaaagggctttattgttacaatgtgcgcgcgtagcgcggaaacattttgtattttactctatttgggccctgaattttgctacaaAAGGGGCTccgtgccctttttcttttcctatgccctcctgattttctctttcattttttttgtcagagggcacttttctttcattttttatcaGGACTCTgcccccccctgctggctacgctactgggttTGAGTCATATGATCACATATGATTGGCACCAGGGGACCGGGGCCCCCAAAATGCTTGAAATCTGAAATTTAGAGTCggattctgaaaatatgacataaggttaaGCTAGAatgcagctttatatctgttcagaacagGAAGTTATGATATGAGCTACCAAAAAAGccaaaaatcaccaatgacacttgTAAGTGACAAAAAGGGGGGTCTGGGCCAAACTTCAAGGGGCCATTTCTTGAAAACGACATGGACTAAGtatgagaccaaatttttgtgtgtgttcattGTGCACACTaaagattattctgatggactttcactttcaaaattaatttcgcttcgaacgggggaaggacacGTATGAGCCCGAACTTTActaacacaatttctcttttttcaggagaaatacgcataaaaaatggcaaagagtgtcaacttgtaatgtaataattattctcttcgaatggagataaacttgtttttgcaatagatatgccctttaaagcTTGTTTGAAGGACACTACAAACAATTGGTTCCTTTTGCATTTGGCTACTGCATATTTCTCTAGAGTTTCTGACTGTCGAGTTATATAAGCTTTATGGGCATGGTGTGATAGACATAGAATGTGCCAATCTAAATCTGGACCTGTAGCACTTGGCCTACACCATAATAAATTAAAGTGCTGAAAAATGCCAAATTTGTTCCCTGTATTGGTGCGCTGAAAACCCTAAATGCAAAAATTAtttccagagtcaggatgtaCGGTACTTaaaggtatcattatgcctcaaatcatcAATCTACTTTATTTGTCTGTGTACTGACTctattttttcttatattttcatgAATAGTCAAAATGCCATGCAATGACATGAAGATATTACGTATATTTATATACGCTACCTTATTTACCTGCATGTAGCTCTActggttcttattattttcacgAATGAGTCAAAATGACATGCAATTATACATCAAGATATTTAATATATCACTATTATTGCTAAAATCATTTCAGCGAAAAATAAATAGGTAAATTACATGGACAAGTTTTCAAGcagttattttttgttgtttcacccagtatatattttgggcaacccTGCATATCAACTTGAAACTCAAAAAGTTATTATCCCTGTATTATACGCTATCCGAAAATATCAGTGGCGGCTGGTGGGTGTTTTTTCTTGGTGGGGCTAATCGGCGCGAAGCGCCGAGCCTCGGACTTGTGCGAgcagggggttgtctgaggggggatgtgcccccctcagaatttggaaaatttttaaaattacacaccaaaatgaagcgatttggtgcaaaattttacCTAATTTGATCCATATGTGACAagtataaaaaagtataaaaacatgAATAGTGATCTAGTGAAACATGATGAATgacatgaaaataaaattataacttTCCTTGACAATAGTTTTGATGTTTTGAAtctcattttcaaaacatttgctgAACATATTTTGGAAAAAGACAAGAAAACTCATCATCATTTTCTCAGAATCCTCTGTATACTATAGGCCCCTATTGTGCTGAAAATAAAATAGGTTAGGATGAATCAAGGGGAATTTGAATTTCTACAAAAATCTTACCTTAAAGTTAAACTACTATACTCATCATCAGCAAGATGACACAACCGCATACATAAACTAGATGAAACTAAACTGAATATCCGATAGGCCTATACAGCAAGTCAAATCACTATGTTTCTCAGAAACTGAAACCTTGACCTGTTTTGGTCCATTATACCAAATGGCCTACAGGGTGTAAATTTCTGATGAATACAAATTGAGCCTATATAATTCCTCACTAAAACTCTTCATAATTTACTTGTTCAATGTAGGCCACCCTGAATCATGCACCTATAAACAAGGACAAAGTTGATACCCTGCACCCTATTGACCTTAACCACAAATGCCATAACTTTGAGTACCTGTAGATGATAAAGTATCTAGTCTCTTGAGAAAACTCACTTGGCAATTGGAAATTATTGTTTGAATGGTATATGACACTTCAGGCTTTGTTAGAGGCTATGGAGGCTAGGTTAGGAGCTATTACAGGTTAGACCCACTGATAAACTTTGGGGTCATATGGTTTCTTATGGAAGGGTGTACAGATATATGACAATGCCCTTTTTCAATGAAGATAATAAGGTCTGTTGGAGCTATCTCAGATAAGCTCCACATTGGAGTTGCCAGTTTATTATTTGGTACACACttgatataaatataaaaatcccCAGCAGAAATGAAAGCATATGAATTACACTGATAAACATAGAATATCCACTACAATAATAAGGGATATTTTGAGATTTATGCAATTTAAATAAGAAgtatttaagattaataaaaatcACATAATACTTTGAAAATCTGGGTGGGGCTCTGCCCCATTAGTCCCAATGGAAGAGCCGCCCctggaaaatatatacttttactatTGTCAGATTTATGGACAAAATGTTACTGCACTTTATGCCACACCACCTTTGGTTTTCAACAATTTGTgacatgtaacacaaaggtactcCGGTTTATGACACAGGACCATCTATACTTTTGCTTATTTGCCTTTGTAACCAGTAGCGCGTACAGCCCTATTTAAACGGTTCcgggggggcacttgtatttcaaggtggacaccatgctcgggTACAAAGTAGCCATACTTTGGCTACTGCATATTTCTCTAGAGTTTCTGACTGCCGAGTTTAAGCTTTTATGGGCATCATGAGTGTGGTAGACATAGAATTCTAAATCTGGACCTGTAGCACTACACCATAATAAATTAAACTgctaaaaatgccaaaattgttCCCTGTAGGTGcgcttaaaaacctaaatgcaaaaattATTTCTAGAGTCAGGATGTACTTAAGGTATAtaatatcattatgcctcaaatcatttgtcattgtcaaatcagtgcagagtaggttatgatatgaaaattgaaagttgaacaaataatacacctgatccgtgaactttgtcttttttaatGACAATTCTTATTAGGagtaagtaggcctacactgcaTGTCCTCCTGAGTAGTTTCGTGGattaaggaccgttcacaaacacttgttaggggtgggggggggctttACAGCCATCGCGAACATTTTCGCCCCCCCCTTTTAGGGACctacctttttgacatgaaagttatgggtcaaccccatagaaaagcatatcactcgattttcccaggaaaatgtgtggtcatttttcaggcccccccccttaggagggtcaaaaattttagcccccccctttgcatcagccccctaacaagtgtttgtgaacggtcccttaaataTAGTAAAAATGACAGGCAATGACATCaagatgcatgatgcagtcatgtctacagtagaattcaccacgacctttgcaggacttaaaccccattaaaagctattaaaccaagataacactcattgaaaacagctcaactatgttaaatcagatcttctctggttaaatccacactacacatgtttctgttttacctgtgcaatgagcaatgagctggtattatcatttcagttgggtgaacgattataaagcaaacgcaaggtaacaatatactgtgtgggcctttgtttacgaaatgatacaatagtctgcttattgttaaccagcattcttgacacggtttggaaataatttcttcatattttttggtgttatctgtcgtttacatatccttcctaaaacaccaaagtgcgaatatttccaaacacctaaattggctaaaaaattaggacatgttacaaaactatattttctagaatttcagataGTACTTTATATATTGGcccgttatttttcacacagtgacgttaactaggcaatgccctatacctataacatgcactgtttgtagaggtcacgcgtcaatggtgagattactgtgtattatgtataggaaaatggacagtaactgcagtatgaaacgtAAATTTATTAATACTCTACTTTATTTGtctgtgtaaccatggtaactctatttttttcttatattttcatgAATAGTCAAAATGACATGCAACATCAGGATATTACGTatattcagtggcgtaactcctatgggctcaggGTGTGTGAACCCGCGGGCACCCGAGCTGAGGGGCACCCGAAGGTGCCCCTCAGCTTGGGTGCCCATTGGTTCAACTAAGATTTCCTTCCATTCCAACGGCAAAAATGTTATGTATatgtattatcattgattaaaaaaatcattaaattgtcTTATTTTCGTTTGCAATAACATCAAAATCTACCAAACTTGCGTATTAATTTGCAGTTGAAAATGCTGTTTCTGTATTGAAAAACACAAGAGCTtcagggggcttcgccccctggacccccaccaggggcccttaagcgggcccctggacctcACGCCATAAGGCTCGTACGCTTCGCGTGCTTCAAAAATTGCGCTTCGCGCATGtgcttcatttttttaaaatcagtgGGGCACCCAGCTATTAATGCCCTCGGGCACCCAAAACCAAAGTTACGCTACtgcgtatatttatatactgcATGTAGCTCTACCGGTTCTTATATTTTCACGAATGATTCAAAATGACATGCAATAATTATACATCAAGATATTGTCTACTGCAACTGATGTCGGAATGGTAGATGCAGCGGTTGTGTCCACGAGCAAGCTTCCGTCCATACACAAATGCTGAGTTTTTGTTTTGAGTAGATCACCAAAAACACCGTTCTTGTAAAACAACAGTGGAGATGGTTGCTGCATTGATTGAGGGATAGAATACAACTGCAGCTGATGTTTTAGGATAGGTAGATGTAGCTGTTATTCCTTTATGTTGTGTCAACATATATATGAAGGCTCCGTTCAGACCTTAAAAGCTGAGTTGCGTGTTTTGAGCAGGTCAACAACCAAACTATTCTTGTTTAACAACATTGGAGTTGGTTGATTGCAGCGAAGAAGAAAATTCTACATGCAGCTATTGTTGCATGAATGGTATATATGCAGTTGTTCTCCAGATGTTGCGTCAACAAACTAGGCAATGGGCTCCGTTCAGAGGGAAAAAACTGAGCTCAATGTTTTAAGCAGGTGACCAAGGGGCgagatttgtttgtaaaacaACAGGTGGAGTTGGTTGCCCGTGGTTGGCTGCAGTGAGGAAGAGAATTCCACTGCAGCTGATGTTCTAGGTATGGTAGATGCAGATGTTGCGTCAGCAAGCTGAGTAGGGGCCAACGTCCAGACACAAAAAGCTGAGTTTTTATTTGAGCAGATTTTCACAGCGGCTGGAATGTTCTTTTATGGTCATCGTGCTTGTTGTGACAATGATTGACTTGTTCATTCTTCTGATGTGAATTATGGCACATTTTGTCGAATGGGAGCGGTCTTCTTTTGAATGCAATGTTGTTTGCTGATATTGAGATAGAACATCCATGAAAAAGATCCTTCAATGTTTTGCCCATATGTTTAAGACGAAAGAGCTCTTCTTGAAGCTTCATAACCTCTGGGGTATGTATGTTTTCACCAGTGTTTTCCGCAATTGCGTTATCCAAGATCCTCCTTTCTTGTTCGTACTGGCTCTTCATACGTTGCATTTTGTCCAGAAGTGGCTCATTTCTGATTTCTTTTGCTTTGTTTCTCTCATGTTGAATGGACAAGTCTAGGCAGTCTGCAACTGCGTCATTGTAGGGTATGGTAGCATTTGCTTTGAGGAAAGAGACATATTTGGCGCTGGTTTTCATGATGATTCGTTGCTCTTCCGCCAATTCTCTACTTTTGTTATCAATTGCTTCTTTGAAAGCCTCCTTTGCTTCTTTGGCGCTTATCTTTTGATCGATTTGTGCTTGAACTTCATCAGATAGGAATTGTGTTGCAAGTGAGTGGTGTAATGGTGTCCGCAATGTACACAATAATTATTCCTACCTATGCACGCACAACGTTGCAATCTAGAGTCGTTTGTTGTTTCTGTTGGAATTCCACTCACACAATGGCAATAGTGGTGACATATTTGGTCGTATAACGCGTTCTGAACGCGACTTTTACCAACTTGAACATATCTGATACAGTTGGAATGTGCACAGATCGTTCTGGGATATGGTAACGGAACGTTCCTAATGCCAAATCCATTGACCTTTAGATTGGCTTTTAAACTATCCATATCCTTGTCGTACAGATCAATTTGCATTTTGGCTTCGATGCCACTTTGAACATTCTGTTGGATTGTTTTGGCTATTTTTGCTAAGATTTTGCTCAAAGCCACGATGATTCTTCGGACCTCGTTGATATTCAAAGTATTCCTTACTCTGTGCGGTCTCAATGCGCTGATATGCTCGATGAAGCGTTTTGTCTCTTCAACAGACTTGTTCCAGCTTTCAGCATAAGTATTTATGTCTTCTTGACTGAATATAACTCCATTCTTTAAACAAGCCAAAAAGCGAAAAGCCTCGTTGTCAAAGCAGAAGTAGTTGTGTGGGGTAGCTTTAATCCCGACCTTTCTTTTGTCAAGCTCTTTATTGAGGACACGCAAAGTGTCACCAGGTTGGTAGAATGTTGCTCGAGTATTTGTGAAGCAGAATACAATGTTGTCTTTGGCCGATGAATGCAGATGAGCCAAGAGCTCTTGGATACAGAAGCGGAACATTGCTGTAAGACGGGAGTTATTCGGCTTGAGAAGTATGCACACAGCATGGATCTCTTGGTAGTAAGTCAGGTATGACAGTATGTTGTCAAAGTTTTTCTTGTCTTGTTCTATACCTTCACTGTCCCCAACTCCTGGCGTATCAATCAAACGAATTATCTGATCACCGACATGAAAGACGTAGGAACGAGGCTTTTTGGTAGCAGATTTTCCAACTTCCATGTTCTCATTGGTGTCAGCTTCGCCAAtcaatatctccttttcctctcCTTGTTGTGTGAATGTAAAACGTGATGGTATCAGAACACGGAACTCCCTAGAATTGATAGCTTCTTCAATATCAGCGAAGTAATTGTAGTTGATAAAACCATTGATCCATGTAGATTTGCCAACTCCTGTCTCGCCGAGGATCAATATGTTTTTCTCCTGCATTGCTCTTTGCCGAGACAACTCATCAGCTAGAATATCATCTGGATACTTGACATAATCCATGCCGTGATCCTTCTCATTGCAGCGAAAGTGTGATTTTTTCGGATTCGATTTTCCACATTTGCAGTAAAACAGTTTGGTTTCTATGCCATATTCAACCACATGTTTGCATTTGGAACACATCCAGATGACTGGGCTACCTGTACATTCACCATTTCCGGACAAAGCATTTGGGCATCTTAGCTTGACACGTGCTCGGTTGCTTGGGCGTATTTGTTCGAAAACCGGcctatcaaatttgatcagacaCATTTCTGAGTCCTGGCCTTCTTTGGCATACAGGTCCATTGATGTTAATCTGCCGTCTATAAACGTGTGAACGCTTGCCTTCTCTTTGCCAGCTGGCCAAATATCCATTCTTATTTCTTGGTCTACAATAATGAATTTATAGTTTCTCTTCTCTGCATACGTTTTCTGTAGTCGCAAAAAGAACTCTTGATTTTTATCATGATTATCCTTGTCATCTTCGTTGGCAGTCTTGTAGAACACATAGACGTTTCTTCTATCATCCAAAACCGGACTGTCTTTTCTTCCGACGTAGATGATTCCTTTGCTCTTCCATGATTTGATAGATTTTACTTTGTTGAAATCTGTTTGAAATCCCCGAATTTGATCGTTGTACTTTGAGATGAAAGATGTGTCAGACATTTCGTTAGTAAGGAATGCTTCAAGAGAAGAAACGTCTTCAGCCCACGATCTTACTTTCTTTACCAACTTTTGAAGCCTAGTTTTGAAACCAGATTCTTCCACAACAAACTTCCCCAAAATATCATCAATTCTAACGAGAGATCCTTCTGCGACATAGTCTGCACATACATGCAGATCTCTATGAATAGCATAGAGTGTTTGCCTCTTCTTCGTGATTCCTTCCACGACCTGTGCACACTTCTTGATGATATGGTCATCGATTGCTCTATATTGTGTTTGAATCTGCACTTGAAGCCTACACATCTTGACGATAGCATCCAGTGGCATCAACATGTAGGTCAACGGAACCACCTTCCCGTTGTTTGTGCCCATAACGAGACTTGGGAGATTTCTTGCTAGCTCCACCGCACCTTCGAATGTAACCGGGAGGTCTTTGTCAGGAGCTGTAACATCTGCTTTGCATTTGTAGGTGAACTTTTTGTGACTTTCCTTGTTTTTATCATCATACGCTGCTTTATCAGATCCTTTGTCATCAATTAGCGCTTTCAGCTTTTCAAGCTCAGCACTCAGAGCTCCTTTGACTTCGGtgacatcttcatcttcttcgttTTCGTATTCACAGGTAACCGAGCAAGATGCTCCCCAATCAATGGCAACAACAACATGAGTTGCATTGACGAGCTGTCCATTCGAAGGTGACAGAATGTTCATGTCGATCTTATCCTTATTCTGGCGAATCATTACCTCTTCATTGACTGTTCTCAAGTTGTAAAGTAGACTCATTCTTTGGGCCCTATCGCTTTTTCTTTCCTCTTCAAAATATGACCCTGATCCGTTCAACTTGACGAGGCCTGCCAACAAACTCGCCTGAAGCTCTGTTTCTACTTCAAGTTTGTTGAACTTCTCTTGTAAGGTGTCTGTCAATACAAGTTCCATTGAAGTATTCCTAATTTCCACGGTGTCGACAGCTTCGTCACCCAGCTTTGAGCCAAATAGAGTATCGCCCTGAAAATGAATCAACATCAATtcttttagaaagaaagaaaaagaaaaaaaaaaaagagtggaGCATTTGGGAATTTATATTATTTAACACAGTAAATCATGATCCATTG
Proteins encoded in this region:
- the LOC140149990 gene encoding uncharacterized protein, whose translation is MLMPLDAIVKMCRLQVQIQTQYRAIDDHIIKKCAQVVEGITKKRQTLYAIHRDLHVCADYVAEGSLVRIDDILGKFVVEESGFKTRLQKLVKKVRSWAEDVSSLEAFLTNEMSDTSFISKYNDQIRGFQTDFNKVKSIKSWKSKGIIYVGRKDSPVLDDRRNVYVFYKTANEDDKDNHDKNQEFFLRLQKTYAEKRNYKFIIVDQEIRMDIWPAGKEKASVHTFIDGRLTSMDLYAKEGQDSEMCLIKFDRPVFEQIRPSNRARVKLRCPNALSGNGECTGSPVIWMCSKCKHVVEYGIETKLFYCKCGKSNPKKSHFRCNEKDHGMDYVKYPDDILADELSRQRAMQEKNILILGETGVGKSTWINGFINYNYFADIEEAINSREFRVLIPSRFTFTQQGEEKEILIGEADTNENMEVGKSATKKPRSYVFHVGDQIIRLIDTPGVGDSEGIEQDKKNFDNILSYLTYYQEIHAVCILLKPNNSRLTAMFRFCIQELLAHLHSSAKDNIVFCFTNTRATFYQPGDTLRVLNKELDKRKVGIKATPHNYFCFDNEAFRFLACLKNGVIFSQEDINTYAESWNKSVEETKRFIEHISALRPHRVRNTLNINEVRRIIVALSKILAKIAKTIQQNVQSGIEAKMQIDLYDKDMDSLKANLKVNGFGIRNVPLPYPRTICAHSNCIRYVQVGKSRVQNALYDQICHHYCHCVSGIPTETTNDSRLQRCACIGRNNYCVHCGHHYTTHLQHNSYLMKFKHKSIKR